GCCGCCTTTTCGATCCAGGCATAGGCCAATTTTGTATTATTGGCAACATCTTCCCGATTGAGGTACTGCGTACCCAGGGCAAACTGAGCATCCCGAAAACCGTTTAAACTGGATTTCTCCAACCAGGCCAACAGGCGTTCGGCATTGGGGTTTTGGATTTTGCCCTTAAGATACATTTCCACCAATAGATCCAAAGCCTCGGAATGATTGTTAACCGCCGCATTGTCCAACCACTTTATGGCTTCACTGTATTGACCTTGCTGATTATAAATACTGCCAAGAAAATATTGTGCATCCGCGTGCCCGTTACTGGCAGCTTTGGTCAGCCAATCATACGCCGCGCCATTATCCTCAGACTCCGGCTGGTAATAAATCATCCCGGTGTGATACTGGGCCTTGATGTGATTTTGATCTGCTGCCTGCTTCAGCCATTTCAGCGCCGATGCTCTATTTTTTTGTAAACCGTTTTTGCCGTATAAATACATCAAACCCAGATTAAATTGGGCTTCCTTGTCCCCATCCTTAGCCGCCTGCATAAATCCTTTTTGTGTGGGTTTTTTACGCTTGGCTTCAAGCTGTGCCACCAACGGCAACGCCGCTTTACTACCGTTGTTTGCCGCCTCAAAAAGCCACTTTTCGGCTTTTACCGTATCGCGCGCAACCAGTTTGCCTTCCAGATAAATGTTGCCTAGAGAATATTGAGCCTCTGCCCAACCATTCTCCGCCGCCACTTGAAACCAATCTATGGCCTTATGGATATCTTTGGGATGTGCCGCAGAACCTTCCAAAAACAGTTTTGCCAAAGCCGTCTGCGCTTGGCGGTCCCCTTTTAACGCCGAGGCCTGCAAAGCGACAAATTTCCCAAGAGCACTGTTACTGTCTTTACCGGGGTTCTTGCTACCGGCCGCTTGCTCAGTTTCTTCCTCTTTGAGCAGTTGTGCCAGGAGCATAGAAGCGGAGGCAACTTTCTGCTCACCGGCCAGTGATAAATACTTTTTTGCTTTTTGAATGTCTTTCTCGACGCCAATTCCAAAAGCATACATCTTTCCCACTTGGTATAAAGCGTCCGTATGAAAATCATCGGCCGCAGACTTTAACAAACCAAATGCTTTTTCAGGATCTCGTCGGACTTTTTGCGTCCCTTGCACATAAATCATCCCTAACATGTATTGCGCCGCGTTATAGCCGTTATTCGCCGGGTCGCGTAACCAATACAGTGCACTATCGTAGTCCGAACCAGTCCCCAGACCTTCGAAATATATGGCTCCCAACTTCAGCTTTGATCGCAGATGTCCGAGTTTGGCCGCCTCGGTGTACCAATGAACAGCTTTGTCATAAGCCTGACCCAGTGAAAACTTCTGACCCAAAAGAAAGTACGAAGTCGCATCCTGAAACTTGACGGCTATCTCCTTCAAGTCCTCATCGGCGGCCGCATGAGAAGAGTACCAATAAAACAAAACCAAAACCCACAAAGATAAAGCCTTTCTATCATTGCTCATTAGATAACTCCTTCACGGATCAATACCCTATTTCCCTGCACTCAATCAAGGGGACTGCAACGTCAACACTACCCGCAACCCCTTCGACGCCCCTAAAGAACTCTTGGGAATATAGCCGATGGCTTTGGGGTCACGTTTCACCATCTTCTTCACCAGGTTGGCACTTTTAGTTTTACTGGGATTCTTAATGGTATTGGTGATTTTTCGATTCAACTCTGCGGCCGCCTGCTTTTCAGCACTTTCACCGAATATCGCCTGACTGAAAACTTCGCGAGCATCATCATCAACCGGCAAATGGAACACGGTGATTTGTTCGCCATCACTCCAAGCCGCCGTGATATCGGCATAAATGTTTTTAATCTGTTGCTTGCTGACAGACTGAGTGTTGTCGGCATTAACGATGACAACAACGTCTTCCGCCGACTGAACCGCTGAAACCCATAGGGATGCGCTAACGAATAAAGATATTAATACATTTTGATTCATATTCATTTGTCTGCTCCCTAGTTACCCAAATACAAAACGACACTACCGATAATATGCTCATAGTTTTCATTCGCCACCTCGTCGGACACCGAGTGGCGCTCTAATTTGAAAACAATGGACGGGTTAACCTGGTAGTTGACAAACACGGAATTAAATATGATGTCATCTTTCGTATTACTGTCTTCCTGGTAAAAATCGTAGCGGTAACCTAGAGACAATTTGTGCAGCTCATAGATTGTTTGCATATAGTATCCGGTTCGGTAATATTCGGCTGCGGCAGTTGGCAGGTATTGCCCTTTTGCATATTCCCCCTGAAAAGTAAATCCACCGGTTTTAAACTTAAAATGCGCCCCTGCTGCTTTTTTACGGATACTGTTAGTCGCATCCACAAGGATCGTATCTTCATAGCTGCTTAAACCGAATTCCAAATATTTGAACTGCGGGAACAAGAAAGAGATCTTGGTCCCGACCGCTTTTTCGCTGTTGGTATCTTTTTTTCCTGAGTTACCTTCACCGTTACCATAATAGGCATCGTAGTTAATAAATGCGCCGCTCAAAGAAACGGTACCAAACAAAGACAAACCATCCACCACTTGCGGAAAGATCTCGCGAATATGTTCCGGACGTAATTGCGTCGGAGTAAAGGAGGGATAGTGATCGACGGACCAAATGCCGGCCGGCGTAAAGAAACGCCCGCCACGTAAATTCATCTGAGCATAGGGTGAATAAGTAAAATTTGCCGACTCCAAAAAAATCTTCCCATAACACCCTTTACATGGAGAGTCAGTCGCATCGCGGCTAAACTCCACAAAGGGTGCGTCTTCGTATTCGATTTCGGAAAAAAACTTCCATTGGTCTGTGACATTTTTTTCAAAGAATAATGACATGTGGTGCAAACGAAAACCGGGATTGGCATTTGCCTGTGAATTATCGTGGTACTCAATATCCGCGTAGCCGGAGATTTTCATCTCATTAGCGGAAGCAAGATTATTTTCCTCAAGTTGATCTTGAAGTATGGATATTTCCTCTCTTAGCTCGCTGATTAATTCCTGAGTATCCGGGTTTTGGTTTG
The DNA window shown above is from Gammaproteobacteria bacterium and carries:
- a CDS encoding sel1 repeat family protein codes for the protein MSNDRKALSLWVLVLFYWYSSHAAADEDLKEIAVKFQDATSYFLLGQKFSLGQAYDKAVHWYTEAAKLGHLRSKLKLGAIYFEGLGTGSDYDSALYWLRDPANNGYNAAQYMLGMIYVQGTQKVRRDPEKAFGLLKSAADDFHTDALYQVGKMYAFGIGVEKDIQKAKKYLSLAGEQKVASASMLLAQLLKEEETEQAAGSKNPGKDSNSALGKFVALQASALKGDRQAQTALAKLFLEGSAAHPKDIHKAIDWFQVAAENGWAEAQYSLGNIYLEGKLVARDTVKAEKWLFEAANNGSKAALPLVAQLEAKRKKPTQKGFMQAAKDGDKEAQFNLGLMYLYGKNGLQKNRASALKWLKQAADQNHIKAQYHTGMIYYQPESEDNGAAYDWLTKAASNGHADAQYFLGSIYNQQGQYSEAIKWLDNAAVNNHSEALDLLVEMYLKGKIQNPNAERLLAWLEKSSLNGFRDAQFALGTQYLNREDVANNTKLAYAWIEKAARKGHTVAKYHLGMMLKSGLGVRKHYTKSARWLKEAAKDGNAAAQFELAQLYHNGVGLPRSKAKAKKWYGEAARQGHTQAKIVLGRDSRF
- a CDS encoding substrate-binding domain-containing protein, with product MNMNQNVLISLFVSASLWVSAVQSAEDVVVIVNADNTQSVSKQQIKNIYADITAAWSDGEQITVFHLPVDDDAREVFSQAIFGESAEKQAAAELNRKITNTIKNPSKTKSANLVKKMVKRDPKAIGYIPKSSLGASKGLRVVLTLQSP